The Pyrococcus kukulkanii genome contains a region encoding:
- a CDS encoding glycosyltransferase family 4 protein: MKIVMTVTNPFKPDPRVYKEAKSLVNAGHEVIVLAWDREGKYPKEETVEGIKVVRFGPRSRYGNFLDFPLKLPLFYLKALLFLLRGDFDAIHTHDFDTALLGFVLKYLKGRKWVYDVHDLYYTFFEVEGKSTLFSRPLAEVIKRIDVFFAKWSDRLIVATQSIGGRHEGLREYYIRRGIGAEKITTIWNAPALAQFDAQKKLPKKSRGGFVIGFIGTIRTISNFIPLFEAVKTLDFPVRLLFVGGGKSLDELKKIVMEKYSELNVEFTGSVPYYRIQEYYRECNAIYSVYPYRENTRRAIAIKVFEATSLGIPVIVNSDTLMEDFVEEYRCGVATSLSLGDVKRALISISKIKFNPKYILKKWNWRRESEKLERIYKEER, encoded by the coding sequence ATGAAAATTGTAATGACAGTTACAAACCCATTTAAACCAGATCCGCGAGTTTATAAGGAAGCTAAAAGCCTCGTTAATGCTGGGCACGAGGTCATTGTCTTAGCATGGGATAGGGAAGGAAAATATCCAAAGGAAGAAACGGTAGAGGGTATCAAGGTGGTGCGGTTTGGTCCTCGCTCACGCTATGGGAACTTCTTAGATTTTCCTCTAAAACTTCCGCTCTTCTACCTCAAAGCCCTCCTCTTTCTCCTTAGAGGGGACTTCGATGCAATCCATACGCACGATTTTGACACTGCTCTCTTAGGATTCGTTCTCAAATACCTTAAAGGCAGGAAGTGGGTTTACGATGTACACGATCTCTACTACACTTTTTTTGAAGTTGAAGGTAAATCCACTCTATTTTCTCGCCCACTTGCTGAAGTTATTAAGCGAATTGATGTCTTCTTTGCCAAGTGGTCCGACCGTCTAATCGTGGCGACCCAGTCGATAGGTGGAAGACATGAGGGGCTGAGGGAGTACTATATTCGGAGGGGAATAGGGGCCGAGAAAATAACAACGATATGGAACGCTCCTGCTCTTGCACAGTTTGATGCACAAAAGAAACTTCCAAAAAAAAGTAGGGGAGGGTTTGTAATAGGATTCATCGGAACCATACGGACGATTTCAAATTTCATTCCCCTCTTTGAGGCTGTAAAAACTCTGGATTTCCCCGTGAGACTGCTCTTTGTTGGCGGTGGAAAAAGTCTTGATGAGCTCAAAAAGATAGTTATGGAGAAGTATAGTGAACTTAATGTGGAATTCACGGGAAGTGTGCCATATTATAGGATCCAAGAGTACTATAGGGAGTGTAATGCTATATACTCGGTTTATCCGTACAGGGAAAACACCCGAAGGGCAATTGCGATAAAGGTTTTCGAGGCAACATCACTAGGGATTCCCGTCATAGTGAACAGCGATACCTTGATGGAGGATTTTGTGGAGGAGTATAGGTGTGGTGTAGCCACGAGCCTAAGTTTGGGAGATGTTAAGCGGGCGTTGATTTCAATAAGCAAAATCAAGTTCAACCCAAAATACATCCTCAAAAAATGGAACTGGAGGCGTGAGTCAGAAAAATTAGAAAGAATATACAAGGAGGAAAGGTAA
- a CDS encoding glycosyltransferase family 2 protein, with translation MAKNSEFPFVTVIIPAYNEERYIGKCLKEWVNQDYPKDRYEILVYDGMSTDRTAEIVKDFERRYPDLVKYRKNPKRRQVYAFNMGIREARGEFFIIFGAHAYPERNFLRKSVETFLKVKAEEPKLAGVGGKIIKLYENRLAKLVALIYSSPLSGASSFWFEDKPHFAKTVAFALYDKKIAEEIGNFDEDMIVGNDFEFNLRINKRGYKLFFNPEIRSYYYARSTWKGFLKQTFNYGAVKAVAIRKGYFSPLWLAPLGFLGFEVLIPFWRFLVPLFALYWIALLGEGVRLWRKTGNVDALALPPVMWLFHNLISIGFIAGLIFGKKAFR, from the coding sequence ATGGCTAAAAATAGTGAGTTTCCCTTTGTCACAGTAATAATACCCGCGTATAACGAAGAAAGATACATTGGAAAGTGCCTTAAAGAGTGGGTTAATCAAGATTATCCAAAAGATAGGTATGAAATTCTTGTGTACGATGGTATGAGCACCGATAGAACCGCTGAAATAGTGAAGGATTTTGAGCGGAGGTATCCAGACCTCGTGAAATACCGGAAGAATCCGAAGAGGAGACAAGTCTATGCTTTCAACATGGGAATACGCGAGGCCAGGGGAGAGTTCTTCATAATCTTTGGTGCTCATGCATATCCGGAGAGGAATTTCCTCCGTAAAAGCGTTGAGACATTTCTAAAGGTAAAGGCAGAAGAACCTAAGTTGGCTGGGGTTGGGGGCAAGATAATTAAACTCTACGAGAACAGGCTGGCGAAGTTAGTTGCGCTAATATATTCCTCCCCTCTAAGCGGCGCAAGCTCCTTCTGGTTCGAAGATAAACCGCATTTTGCCAAAACCGTAGCCTTCGCACTCTATGACAAAAAAATTGCCGAAGAGATTGGGAATTTTGATGAGGACATGATAGTTGGGAATGATTTCGAATTCAACCTCAGGATAAACAAGAGGGGGTATAAACTGTTCTTCAACCCGGAAATCAGGAGTTATTATTATGCTCGCTCCACGTGGAAGGGATTTTTAAAGCAAACGTTTAACTACGGTGCCGTTAAGGCAGTGGCAATCAGGAAGGGATACTTTTCACCGCTCTGGCTTGCTCCCCTTGGCTTTCTTGGGTTTGAAGTGTTGATTCCATTCTGGCGTTTTTTAGTTCCTCTCTTTGCCCTGTACTGGATTGCCCTCCTCGGAGAAGGAGTCAGGCTCTGGAGGAAAACAGGGAACGTGGATGCCCTCGCCCTACCTCCCGTAATGTGGCTGTTCCACAATCTGATAAGCATTGGATTCATAGCAGGGTTGATATTCGGAAAGAAGGCTTTCAGGTGA
- a CDS encoding lipopolysaccharide biosynthesis protein: protein MLEILKQELHNFKTPLYRNSMYISLASLTTAVAGFLFWAIAARLYPAQDVGVASAIVSALNLTFNLSMLGMNFAIIRFYPEYKEKAVGSALIITSIAGVIFSVVYGLIMLSSESFKALGWKFLGIFVLFSVIGTLYNVLSTYAIAKRKAEHAFFQSLLFAGRFLFLFLLTSMGALGVVSSFGLGLLLGLGYAILMVGLPRIELDREFIGDAFHFSLGNYLASIANMAPNYLMPTLVLSMLGKEEAAYFYMAFSIGNLILFVPNAINTSFFVEGSHGLKNMRRTLKKAIAFSYVYLAVAVVGVWLFGGYVLRFFGEGYVGGLPLLRLMVLGGFLVVVVNFSITVLNIQKRVKEVVMINTLKAALFLGLSYLLVPRMGIVGVGWGWIGAYGTALIILVACSRQK from the coding sequence ATGCTCGAAATTCTGAAACAGGAACTCCATAACTTTAAAACTCCACTGTACAGGAACTCTATGTACATCTCCCTGGCATCCCTAACCACCGCAGTTGCCGGCTTCCTTTTCTGGGCAATCGCCGCTAGGCTTTATCCAGCCCAAGACGTCGGCGTTGCGAGCGCCATCGTTTCCGCTCTAAATCTAACCTTCAACCTCTCAATGTTAGGAATGAACTTCGCGATAATAAGGTTCTATCCGGAGTACAAGGAGAAAGCAGTGGGTAGTGCCCTCATAATCACTAGCATTGCCGGCGTTATCTTCTCGGTTGTCTACGGTCTAATCATGCTCAGCTCGGAGTCTTTTAAAGCGCTTGGGTGGAAATTTTTAGGTATCTTCGTTCTTTTTTCAGTTATCGGGACGCTTTACAACGTTCTCTCGACCTACGCAATAGCCAAAAGGAAGGCCGAGCACGCTTTTTTCCAGAGCTTGTTATTTGCCGGAAGGTTCCTCTTTCTATTTCTCTTGACCTCGATGGGGGCGCTTGGCGTAGTTTCGTCCTTTGGGCTGGGGCTTCTGCTCGGCCTTGGGTATGCCATTCTCATGGTGGGCCTTCCCAGGATTGAGCTGGACAGGGAGTTTATCGGGGATGCCTTCCACTTTTCCCTGGGGAACTACCTAGCGAGCATAGCTAACATGGCTCCCAACTACCTCATGCCTACACTCGTTTTGAGCATGCTGGGGAAGGAGGAAGCAGCGTACTTCTACATGGCCTTCTCGATTGGGAACCTTATTCTGTTCGTTCCGAACGCGATAAACACTTCCTTCTTCGTCGAGGGGAGTCATGGGCTTAAAAATATGAGGCGGACTTTAAAGAAGGCGATAGCCTTCAGCTATGTTTATTTAGCTGTTGCCGTCGTGGGAGTGTGGCTCTTCGGGGGTTACGTTTTGAGGTTCTTCGGTGAGGGGTACGTTGGAGGTTTGCCTCTCTTGAGGCTCATGGTTCTTGGGGGGTTCCTCGTCGTGGTTGTTAACTTCTCGATAACGGTATTGAACATCCAGAAGAGGGTAAAAGAGGTAGTGATGATAAACACGCTGAAGGCCGCGCTCTTTCTGGGGTTGAGTTATTTGCTGGTGCCGAGGATGGGGATTGTTGGGGTTGGATGGGGGTGGATTGGGGCGTATGGAACTGCATTGATAATCCTTGTTGCTTGTTCAAGACAAAAATAA